Genomic window (Saccharomyces cerevisiae S288C chromosome X, complete sequence):
GGTATGACGTTTGTTCCGGAATCTCCTCGGTTTTTGGTGCAAGTCGGTAAGATTGAGCAAGCTAAAGCTTCTTTTGCCAAGTCGAACAAGCTTAGTGTTGACGATCCTGCTGTGGTTGCAGAGATTGATCTTCTTGTTGCTGGTGTGGAGGCAGAAGAAGCAATGGGAACTGCTTCATGGAAGGAATTATTTTCGAGAAAGACTAAAGTTTTTCAACGTTTAACGATGACAGTCATGATTAACTCTCTGCAGCAACTAACCGGTGACAACTATTTCTTCTACTACGGTACTACTATCTTCAAATCTGTCGGTATGAATGACTCTTTTGAGACTTCAATTGTCTTGGGTATTGTGAATTTTGCTTCTTGCTTCTTTTCACTTTATTCTGTTGATAAGTTGGGCCGTCGTAGATGTCTTTTACTTGGAGCAGCCACCATGACGGCGTGCATGGTTATTTACGCCTCCGTTGGCGTCACAAGACTATATCCGAACGGTAAAAGTGAACCATCATCTAAAGGTGCTGGTAATTGTACGATTGTTTTCACGTGTTTTTACATTTTCTGCTTTTCCTGCACCTGGGGACCTGTATGTTATGTGATTATTTCTGAAACATTTCCATTAAGGGTGAGATCCAAGTGTATGTCCGTTGCAACAGCGGCCAACTTATTGTGGGGGTTCCTAATCGGGTTTTTCACTCCTTTTATTACTTCGGCAATTAATTTCTACTACGGTTACGTTTTCATGGGTTGCTTAGcgttttcatatttttacgtctttttctttgttccaGAAACAAAAGGTCTAACTTtagaagaagttgatgaGATGTGGATGGACGGTGTATTACCTTGGAAATCTGAATCCTGGGTACCAGCTTCTAGAAGGGATGGTGATTATGATAACGAAAAATTACAGCATGACGAGAAACCCTTCTACAAAAGAATGTTTTAGACCGGTGAAAACACACGCAAGCAAACTTCAAAGTACATTGATAAATAATGTCCAATGCCCTCTGTAATATAGGGGCTTTTTAATTCCTAAGACTGATTCGATATATTAAACACCAGGGCTACTGAAGACTGACAGTCACGTTGAGTCCTATTATATCATTTTACTCACAGAAGATTTGGTAATATGATACTTAGATGGGCTTAACAACAAAGTGTTTTCTTGATGTTACTGCCcatgaaaaaaagcaaatcaAATTAGTAGGCGGATTGTTAActttgtttattttgaaaCCCGTCAGGACTACCAAAATATAACAAAGTATTGATTATCGTCAACGCTTTATAgatcacttttttttttttttgaggaaCCGATTAATTAATACATCGTAGCCTCTGCTTATTGCATAAcacaacaaaaaaatacaataataCGCAACTTTTGtttatagaaaaataaaaatggaacATATGATATTCTCTGTTCGTCATATGATAACTTAAGCACTTTCGTGTGTACATAGGTATTCTAGTGCATTGGAATGAGATCAATTATGATTTCCTAACCCAGAATTTATATTACTAATGATTTCAGAATTAATAAAAGCTGAAATAAAAGGAGTAGCAATGTAATAGGAAATAAACGAGGGCACAtagaaaggaagaagaaaaattacattATGTGGAATTATTGATTCCCTTGGCAATTTCCCATAGTCTCATGAAAATTCCTGGCCTATTCTGTATTCATAATTCCATACTCTTTTTTAACAATGAAACTCCGGTAATTACCACAATATTTACTTATATCTCAATACGAACGCATGTTCTCTTCGAGGAAGACCAGCATTAGCGCTAAGCGCTAAGCGATGAGTTGACTTAATTTTTAAAAGGACGATGTTGGCGCGTTAGTGCATAAGAAAGTCAGCAAATCCCTTTAAGCTGAAAACCTTGATATATTTCTCGGCCTTTAATAATGGCGCAACTGATTTTAATTATCTTTGAATGGCTTATCTGTAACGAACATGTGTTACTAAACTAGTAGTAAGTTAGAAATACTGTTTATCCAGAATATGTAAGTTGGTGCTTCTAAAGTAATATAAGACCGCTTTAATTTGTTGTAACCTCTGAAATACAGGTAACCGCTGGGTCATCTCCTATCTAACTTTTGGTAAAAATGACATcgaaaagaacaattttCGAAATATTCAATTTGTTCGGGTGTCGGTTTAATGCTCAAGGCCCCAATATTTCATAATAGGATTCTAAGAATTGCAGAAAATTCAGCTATGTTTCACCCATTTTGTTATTGGTGAAAACCGCCAAATCGATATCGATATAGTCACATTTTAGAGCGTGCCGATAGTCTCTAAACTTACACGAACGTCATTATTTGTAAGTAGACAACTGGgaattttaaaaaaggtTGAGAAGATTCGttttataaaatatgaCGTCgtaaaagaagaaagtgaCAATACTGTTGCTGCGggttaaaaaaataattctcCTACAAGCTTGAGACCTTTATTACAATTCCTACCTAAATTGGCTCTTCAGGGGGGTTTTCTAGGCAGGTATCTCTAGAATTTACTCAAgaagtttattttctagTGCCAAAAAGTCTACTGCTGATATTCGCTTCTACTGATTAAGAGCTGCTTTAAACCATCTTGTTGCAACATTGAGTTTGGACTTAAAGCCTCAAGTTGTTAGTGATGTTGCTTTTCAGGATGACGTGTAGTTGATCATCTTACAGAAAAGGAAGCAATGGTACGTATAAGATATTATTTTAAATGAGAAGTAGCTGGTCTTCAAATCACAGACATTGTGATGGCAAAGCAGTGATAAATAAAGTTTTCACACCCAAAGCAACATCTTTCCAAACCGTTTGTGTGCCGTGGTGAACAGATAGAAGAGGGCACTGttattcaaattttgagGGTCGGGAGAATTAACTCGTTAATTATTCCTGGTGTCGAATTTGCGTCATTCCTAAACTTGGATATTCTTATAtggcaaaaaaagaattttttatgCCACCAACACGACGGCATATTCTGGAGTGATTATAGCCACTGCTAACAAGATAAGGCGGTAACACCCGATTGTGCAGATGTCCTCATTTATCCTGTTTCCGAGCATTTGATTAACCGTCTCTGTGAGACCAGTTAAAGACCTCtctcaagaaaaatatgtaaatttttttcagccaCTTTATCGGCACTGGAACGAAACGATATGGTATTCCCAGTATCAGCCACGGCCCCGTGTAAGCCGTAaagtaaacaaaaatttttaccaCTAATTTCGTTGCGTATCAATTTATACTATTCTTTGTGAAAACCTACACAGACTACCaacagaaatttttttggtcAAACGAGTCCAGTCTGGTTATTCGCTGGTTCATGTAAAATGTTAGCACCATCTACAGATTCCGAACATTAAAATCGTATTATGCATAATATAGACATTAATGAGCAATCTGTTCATTACCCCCTTATCGTATGGCAACAGCTATTCCTGATGTAATAGTGATGTTATATTGCTTTCGCCATTATTAATTTTGAGGAAGCTTTCCAAACAGATTACATAGCTAACTAATTGCAATTTTGCGACGCCATAAGGATACGCGAtttcctccttttctttttcgcGTTGTTCTGTGCgctctttttttcagccaAAAAGGGTTCCTGAACAAAAAGACcctgttttttttctgcctGTTAACTCTGATCTTAAAAAGTTACCAATTTTCTAACATTTCTCAATAAAGACCCTTCGATAAACAAGATTCTtgagaaataaaaatttttgtgACGTTTACTTTTGAAAGTCCTTGAAGAATTCATTACTAATAGAGAAAAAATGgtgataatttttttacttcaCCTCCTTTCTACTATCCCTCTTATTCGGATTATCTAGCTTTAACTTCGCCAGTTTTTTCTTGACACACTTCACAGATGATGGTGCCTTCATGTCGGCATGACGCATTATCTCCATACTAAAAAATGATCCGACAATATCTCCTTCCTATTTGATCAGCCTCTTATCGTTCGTAAACGACGTAACTTGACGGAGAACGGAGAACTTGTTGAATAGAGAAGAGTATGTCGGTAATTGATCTCCGATATGAGCGAATATAAAAGCAACATATTTGCTGGTATGTAGCGtagcttttctttccaattgACGGGACATCGAAACAGTATATTAACCGAGATAAAAATGACGACTTATCAAATCGATGTCAATGAAGGAATGAACAAGTCCCTGGCCGACTTGGTGGCACCATAGCGCCCAGAGCCACTCAAAAATTACTGTATAAGTAACACTAATTTGATAGATGTGGTAAGCGGTGTCAGTCTCCTCGGAGCTTACATCTTCATAGAACAGGGTGTCATTTCCAAGGTCGAATTTGGTTCTGAAAAGCCGGTAACCGTTGATGAAGTTGcctttgaaattattgacGGCACCGGTAAGTATGTCACTCCAGGTCTGATCGACAGTCATGTCCACATTGCGTCGGTTGCAGGAGAGGCTGATCTGACCAAGTTAATGCTGATGCCAAAGTCAGTTGCATTACTCAGAATAAGATACACTTTGGAAGCCGCTCTGGCAAGAGGTTTCACAACAGTGAGAGACTGTGGGGGTGCAGAAGGCTTTCTGAAAGCAGAGATTCGTCAGGGATCCTTGAATGGTCCCAGATTAATTACGTGTGGACATGCCATTTCCCAAACTGGTGGTCATGGCGATCTGAGATCTGGTGCCCTACCTGCTAGTGCCTTTGACAGCTGTTCATGCCACTTTGGTCAAGTTGGTGTTGTAGCAGATGGTGTTCCCGAATGCTACAAAGCGGCCAGAGAAGAGTTTAGAAGAGGTGCAGACTTTATTAAGATTATGGGTGGTGGAGGTGTGGCCTCTCCAACTGACAAAATATCAAACAAACAATTTTGCGACGACGAAATAAAAGCACTTGTAGATGTCGCAAATAGTTACCACACATACGTAACAGCACACGCCTACACTGCGGAAGCGATACAAAATTGTATCAAGTTAGGTGTTAAGGGTATCGAACACGGAAACTTATTAGATGAACGTACCGCAGAGCTTATGGCAGAATTGGGTTGCTACTTgactccaacactagttACCTACAAAGTGATGGGTTCTGATCAATTTAGTGCATTCTTGGGACCTGAAAATAGTAGAAAAAATACAGAGGTGCTTTACAAAGGAATTGATGCAATGAAAATTGcccagaaaaaaaaagttaaaatttgttttggTTCAGATTTATTGGGTCCTCTATATGGTTATCAAACGCAAGAGTTTCGTATTAGAGGGAAAGTTCAAACGACACAAGAGATTTTGCTCTCAGCAACTGTTACTCCTGCCGAAATGAACGGATTAGGCGATAAATTGGGACAGATTAAGCCAGGGTTCATTGCTGACCtactgatgatgaaatcaaaTCCGTTGGACGATATAACGATTTTGGATGAACCCGAGAGCAACATACTATTTGTCATGAAAGAGGGAAGGATATATTGATGTAGTTATAGTTGTTTTCACAGTCAGCATTATTTCTGAATGCTAGaagcctttttttttttgaagtcataataaaatatttggcTTGTAAATTTAAGTATTGAAGTCAAAATATCCTACTTATATCACAGTGAAATGTGAGGTGGATATGGCCCTTTAGGGCCCTTAATTTTACAAGTTACagaatcttttttttttttatagcaTTTGTAAGGTCCGTgtattcagaaaaaaatccaagCTTAAAAAAGTGTATATAACATTTGGTATCTGAAATACGGATCTATCATAAAATAGAACACCTCAAGGAGGTATaaa
Coding sequences:
- the HXT8 gene encoding hexose transporter HXT8 (hypothetical protein with similarity to hexose transporters; expression is induced by low levels of glucose and repressed by high levels of glucose), which translates into the protein MTDRKTNLPEEPIFEEAEDDGCPSIENSSHLSVPTVEENKDFSEYNGEEAEEVVVPEKPASAYATVSIMCLCMAFGGFMSGWDTGTISGFVNQTDFLRRFGNYSHSKNTYYLSNVRTGLIVSIFNVGSAIGCLFLSKLGDIYGRCMGLIIVIVVYMVGIVIQIASIDKWYQYFIGRIIAGIGAGSISVLAPMLISETAPKHIRGTLLACWQLMVTFAIFLGYCTNYGTKTYSNSVQWRVPLGLCFAWAIIMIGGMTFVPESPRFLVQVGKIEQAKASFAKSNKLSVDDPAVVAEIDLLVAGVEAEEAMGTASWKELFSRKTKVFQRLTMTVMINSLQQLTGDNYFFYYGTTIFKSVGMNDSFETSIVLGIVNFASCFFSLYSVDKLGRRRCLLLGAATMTACMVIYASVGVTRLYPNGKSEPSSKGAGNCTIVFTCFYIFCFSCTWGPVCYVIISETFPLRVRSKCMSVATAANLLWGFLIGFFTPFITSAINFYYGYVFMGCLAFSYFYVFFFVPETKGLTLEEVDEMWMDGVLPWKSESWVPASRRDGDYDNEKLQHDEKPFYKRMF
- a CDS encoding uncharacterized protein (hypothetical protein that may interact with ribosomes; periodically expressed during the yeast metabolic cycle; phosphorylated in vitro by the mitotic exit network (MEN) kinase complex, Dbf2p/Mob1p) encodes the protein MLMPKSVALLRIRYTLEAALARGFTTVRDCGGAEGFLKAEIRQGSLNGPRLITCGHAISQTGGHGDLRSGALPASAFDSCSCHFGQVGVVADGVPECYKAAREEFRRGADFIKIMGGGGVASPTDKISNKQFCDDEIKALVDVANSYHTYVTAHAYTAEAIQNCIKLGVKGIEHGNLLDERTAELMAELGCYLTPTLVTYKVMGSDQFSAFLGPENSRKNTEVLYKGIDAMKIAQKKKVKICFGSDLLGPLYGYQTQEFRIRGKVQTTQEILLSATVTPAEMNGLGDKLGQIKPGFIADLLMMKSNPLDDITILDEPESNILFVMKEGRIY